A region from the Mycoplasmopsis bovigenitalium genome encodes:
- a CDS encoding MAG3720 family protein codes for MKNFVVNFEVANKIIRASVICDTDSSFSTILNESYFYQNIEDIEKFIKFIKTLLTQKIKFKKYSVEYNLILDDKHFKTQCYINKYEQKVDNKISQTHINNFEQYLSKELDNNSFCLRKKAFMYELINQGVSKKYQTLNFEKQAQILIIHYSMLFLDSNKELYLAITSLFKKYNITIKNTFSKSTCLNASQKLDKHVALVQFDAEGVKIDGFFNDVNLFSVNRNLPLDTVIKLVSQKLNCSEEQTRTFLDATLTNWSYFNSKKFNSKQGNILKAFENLIQRLCEFVKKAYYEHYSEGQQVIFIIKSPYNDLVKSYINDIKYIKIVDFSENDKSYDALDAIHYGAYTLSSLVNKEDQSQTLTNVNEFKSKNIFQKLFSNFKNNNLRK; via the coding sequence ATGAAGAATTTTGTTGTCAACTTTGAAGTAGCCAACAAAATAATTCGAGCCAGTGTTATTTGCGACACTGACTCAAGTTTTAGCACAATATTAAACGAATCATATTTTTACCAAAACATTGAAGATATAGAGAAATTCATTAAATTTATAAAAACTTTACTAACACAAAAAATCAAGTTTAAAAAATATAGTGTTGAATACAATCTTATTCTGGATGACAAACACTTTAAAACTCAATGTTACATAAATAAATATGAGCAAAAAGTTGATAATAAAATATCGCAAACTCATATTAATAACTTTGAACAATATTTGTCAAAAGAACTTGATAATAACTCATTTTGCTTAAGAAAAAAAGCATTTATGTATGAGTTAATAAATCAAGGTGTCTCAAAAAAATATCAAACATTAAATTTTGAAAAACAAGCACAAATTTTGATTATTCATTATTCAATGTTATTTTTAGATTCAAACAAAGAATTGTATTTAGCAATCACATCATTATTTAAAAAATACAATATAACAATAAAAAACACCTTTTCAAAATCAACTTGCTTAAATGCTTCGCAAAAATTAGATAAACATGTTGCACTTGTTCAGTTTGATGCTGAGGGTGTAAAAATTGATGGTTTTTTCAATGATGTTAACTTATTTAGTGTTAACCGAAATTTACCTCTTGATACAGTAATTAAGTTAGTTTCGCAAAAATTAAATTGCAGTGAAGAACAAACTCGCACATTTCTTGATGCAACACTAACTAACTGGTCATATTTCAATTCAAAAAAATTTAATTCTAAACAAGGTAATATCTTAAAAGCTTTTGAAAACTTAATTCAAAGATTATGTGAATTTGTTAAGAAAGCTTATTATGAACATTATTCAGAAGGTCAACAAGTAATTTTTATTATCAAATCTCCTTATAATGATTTAGTAAAAAGCTATATTAATGATATTAAATACATAAAAATTGTTGATTTTTCTGAAAACGATAAAAGTTATGATGCTTTAGATGCAATTCATTATGGAGCATATACTTTAAGTTCACTAGTCAATAAAGAAGATCAATCACAAACATTGACAAATGTCAATGAATTCAAGTCAAAAAACATTTTTCAAAAACTATTTAGTAACTTTAAAAACAATAATTTAAGGAAATAG
- the mutM gene encoding DNA-formamidopyrimidine glycosylase, with amino-acid sequence MPELPEVIIVARELNSKVKNLTIKSININKEKLIKEIDHNQFKNELIGQKITAVKNIGKHIIFELTNDLFIISHLRMSGKYSFYKEFHKPQIHDHLIFNLDEGFLYYNDARAFGTFHLKTKQTIFNSPPLNKLASEPNNININELHKKLKNRNMPIKNALLDQTLILGIGNIYANEALWEQKIHPSTPSKLLDINTLGKLVNSAGIIMNKSIELGGSSIQSYESMNGKRGSFQNFLKVHGKNNQACSRCQTLIIKYKLGGRGTYYCPKCQRGNYEI; translated from the coding sequence ATGCCAGAGCTTCCAGAAGTGATTATTGTTGCCCGCGAACTTAATAGCAAAGTTAAAAATTTAACAATAAAATCTATTAATATAAACAAGGAAAAATTAATCAAAGAAATTGATCATAATCAATTCAAAAATGAATTAATCGGTCAAAAAATTACTGCTGTAAAAAATATTGGAAAGCACATAATTTTTGAACTTACAAATGATTTATTTATAATAAGCCATTTACGAATGAGTGGTAAATATTCTTTTTATAAAGAGTTTCATAAGCCACAAATTCACGACCATCTAATATTTAACTTGGATGAAGGTTTTTTATATTATAATGACGCAAGAGCCTTTGGTACATTTCACTTAAAAACCAAACAAACTATATTTAATAGCCCACCATTAAATAAATTAGCAAGCGAACCAAATAATATAAATATTAATGAATTACACAAAAAACTTAAAAATAGAAATATGCCAATAAAAAATGCACTTTTAGACCAAACTCTGATTCTTGGTATTGGCAATATTTATGCCAATGAAGCTCTTTGAGAACAAAAAATCCATCCGTCTACTCCTTCTAAATTACTAGATATTAATACATTAGGCAAACTTGTAAACTCTGCTGGCATAATAATGAATAAATCAATTGAATTAGGCGGCAGTAGTATTCAAAGTTATGAATCTATGAATGGGAAAAGAGGTTCATTTCAAAACTTTTTAAAAGTGCATGGTAAAAATAATCAAGCATGCTCAAGATGCCAAACATTAATAATTAAATATAAATTAGGCGGTAGAGGCACATATTATTGTCCAAAATGTCAAAGAGGCAATTATGAGATTTAA
- a CDS encoding 16S rRNA (uracil(1498)-N(3))-methyltransferase, with the protein MHRFFCDNKQNNSFLLDKDLLHHIKVARLENDYFLINYQNHFYKCKLNKETLCADIIEQVNIDNEYKKDLVLAAPIIKPERFEWMIEKATELGVKTIIPMLSQFCNHKYAQNNFSDKKMQRYKAKILSAAEQSFRNVIPEITSVKKFTNIIDLYIEKGYKLYIAHELVSTDNTIDNIETDSIVLIGPEGGFSQSEIDYVANKNYDQIKIISLGKTILRAETAAIKMLSKIKEK; encoded by the coding sequence ATGCACAGATTTTTTTGCGATAATAAACAAAACAATTCATTTCTTTTAGATAAAGACTTGCTGCACCATATTAAAGTTGCTCGTCTAGAAAATGACTATTTTTTAATCAATTATCAAAATCACTTTTATAAATGCAAATTAAATAAAGAAACATTATGTGCTGATATTATTGAACAGGTAAATATTGATAATGAATATAAAAAAGATCTTGTGCTTGCTGCTCCAATAATAAAACCTGAGCGTTTTGAATGAATGATTGAAAAAGCTACTGAATTGGGTGTTAAAACAATAATTCCAATGTTAAGTCAATTTTGCAATCATAAATATGCTCAAAATAATTTTAGTGACAAAAAAATGCAGCGCTATAAAGCAAAAATTTTATCAGCTGCTGAACAAAGTTTTCGCAATGTAATACCTGAAATAACAAGTGTTAAAAAATTTACCAATATCATTGATTTATATATTGAAAAAGGTTATAAATTGTATATTGCTCATGAATTAGTTTCAACAGATAACACTATAGATAATATTGAAACTGATTCAATTGTTTTAATAGGGCCTGAAGGTGGGTTTAGTCAAAGTGAAATTGATTATGTTGCAAACAAAAATTATGATCAAATTAAAATAATTTCGCTTGGCAAAACAATACTAAGAGCAGAAACAGCTGCTATAAAAATGCTAAGTAAAATTAAGGAGAAATAA
- a CDS encoding cell division protein FtsZ, protein MEPDAIKIKVIGIGNAGLNICESLVERQNANIEIYAADTDKNKLNKTKITNKIILGTSLNGSGTGGDPKLGAQAAEESSEQISQIIDDCNMLIIVSGFGGGTGTGASETIAKLARNKNILTLAIITLPMADIVGKRKLELANNYLEKLTQCVNSYMVIDNNRMLQQNAELPMYQAVKMANVAVETTIDVIDDIISNVSDLNIDFSDVKSALINGGKIVVASGKSQNGDKVTNAFEAARDSSSFIDKPTSFATLLTNCTVDTKISYADILELRKKIIEEYQLPEDIDGKFGIDYKEHEDSRDDYLKFSYILTQGNHNSSTSYIINNNMDLSQIIDDEITNAFNSYDSSDSINKNIDKLPEF, encoded by the coding sequence ATGGAACCTGATGCAATAAAAATTAAAGTAATTGGTATTGGTAATGCAGGTTTAAATATTTGTGAGTCGCTAGTTGAGCGTCAAAATGCAAATATTGAAATTTATGCAGCTGATACAGATAAAAATAAACTTAATAAAACCAAAATAACTAACAAAATTATTCTTGGAACTTCTCTAAATGGTTCAGGCACTGGTGGTGACCCTAAATTAGGGGCCCAAGCTGCCGAAGAAAGTTCTGAGCAAATTTCGCAAATCATCGATGATTGCAATATGCTAATTATTGTTAGTGGTTTTGGTGGTGGAACAGGTACTGGTGCTAGCGAAACCATTGCAAAACTTGCAAGAAATAAAAATATTTTAACACTTGCAATAATTACTTTGCCAATGGCTGATATAGTTGGAAAAAGAAAACTTGAATTAGCAAACAATTACCTTGAGAAATTAACTCAATGCGTAAATTCATATATGGTAATTGATAATAACAGAATGTTACAACAAAATGCTGAATTGCCAATGTATCAAGCAGTTAAGATGGCTAATGTTGCCGTTGAAACAACTATTGATGTTATTGATGATATTATCAGCAATGTTAGTGATCTAAATATTGACTTCAGCGATGTTAAAAGTGCTTTAATAAATGGGGGTAAAATTGTTGTTGCTAGCGGAAAATCGCAAAATGGCGACAAAGTTACTAATGCTTTTGAAGCAGCTAGAGACTCGTCAAGTTTTATTGATAAACCTACAAGTTTTGCAACATTACTTACTAATTGCACAGTAGATACAAAAATATCATATGCTGACATTTTGGAATTAAGAAAAAAAATAATTGAAGAATACCAATTACCTGAAGATATTGATGGTAAATTTGGAATTGATTATAAAGAACATGAAGATTCGCGAGATGATTACCTTAAATTTAGTTATATACTAACTCAAGGAAATCATAATTCATCAACCAGCTATATTATTAATAATAATATGGATTTATCTCAGATAATAGATGATGAAATTACCAATGCTTTTAATTCTTATGATTCAAGCGATTCAATAAACAAAAACATTGATAAACTACCAGAATTTTAA